The following coding sequences lie in one Drosophila sulfurigaster albostrigata strain 15112-1811.04 chromosome 2R, ASM2355843v2, whole genome shotgun sequence genomic window:
- the LOC133836329 gene encoding ABC transporter G family member 20 isoform X2 — MDVEADGVPPAAPAAAATTANSDLDLAARRRLFISQPSTLASRRQQAVCVRRAHKMYGGGKNPNIVLDGLNMTVPKGSIYGLLGASGCGKTTLLSCIVGRRRLNSGEIWVLGGRPGSRGSGVPGPRIGYMPQEIALYGEFTMRETLIYFGLIAEMSRGDIEDRTEFLLKLLNLPNGSKFVKNLSGGQQRRMSLAVALLHEPELLILDEPTVGVDPVLRQSIWDHLVEITKNGHTTVIITTHYIDECAQAHMIGLLRGGKMLAEESPEYLRQQYNADSLEDVFLKLSVMQNMGKRRRSSIAQEIVEQVTVPAISNPALDMSDEQHAAEISGEFGDNISMSSAARDPITTTAPAAPPLPPVQEIPTSFWYNLHVMQSHHLHALIWKNFLWMTRNVGVMLFIVGLPVVQILLFCYAIGHDPTGLKLAVANHEMSEEMIMQQFCPVNAGCNQTMLSCRYLDMLVKNKSMVVNYVNDDEEAYEEVRRGRAWAALVIQSNYTDSLVQRVEDGRYADDATVEASDLDVRMDWSNQQISTLLYRDLQYTFFTFVENMLSECDLNPRLGRIPVEQEQPIYGYRNPNFTDFAAPGVILTIIFFLSVAMTSGAMLIERNEGMLERCLVAGITGPEILLSQVVTQFTVMLSQTVFVLLVSFYFFELTLVGDVWLVVALCILNGLCGMSFGFVISCAVDTERTATYVAMGSFLPIVMLCGIIWPIEGMYPLLQFFTAFLPLTKPTESMRSILQRGWGMDNPTVYNGFISISSWVLVFLVFTILLLKFKKG, encoded by the exons TTACGGTCTCCTTGGTGCCTCGGGCTGTGGCAAGACCACGCTGCTCAGCTGCATCGTTGGACGACGGCGTCTCAATTCGGGCGAGATTTGGGTGCTTGGCGGACGGCCGGGGTCACGTGGTTCCGGTGTGCCAGGTCCGCGAATTGGCTACATGCCACAG GAGATAGCACTTTATGGCGAGTTCACAATGCGCGAAACTTTAATCTACTTTGGCCTGATTGCTGAAATGTCGCGCGGCGACATCGAGGATCGCACCGAATTCCTACTCAAATTGCTCAATTTGCCAAATGGCTCGAAGTTCGTCAAGAATTTGAGCGGCGGCCAACAGCGCAGAATGAGCCTGGCCGTGGCACTGCTACACGAGCCCGAGCTTCTCATATTGGATGAGCCGACGGTGGGCGTGGATCCGGTGCTGCGTCAGAG CATTTGGGATCATCTGGTGGAAATCACGAAAAATGGTCACACAACTGTGATAATCACAACGCATTACATCGATGAATGTGCCCAGGCGCATATG ATTGGATTGCTGCGTGGCGGCAAAATGCTTGCCGAGGAGTCACCCGAGTATTTGCGACAACAGTACAACGCCGATTCGCTGGAGGATGTGTTCTTGAAGCTCTCAGTCATGCAGAATATGGGAAAACGTCGACGCTCATCGATTGCCCAGGAGATTGTCGAACAGGTCACAGTTCCGGCCATTTCGAATCCGGCCCTGGACATGTCTGACGAGCAGCATGCGGCCGAAATCTCCGGCGAGTTCGGTGATAATATATCGATGTCATCGGCAGCCCGAGATCCGATAACCACGACAGCACCAGCGGCACCACCGTTGCCACCGGTACAGGAGATACCCACATCCTTTTGGTATAATCTGCATGTGATGCAGTCGCATCATTTGCATGCGCTCATCTGGAAAAACTTTCTCTGGATGACGCGGAATGTGGG TGTAATGCTGTTCATTGTGGGTCTGCCTGTGGTGCAAATATTACTGTTCTGTTATGCGATTGGACATGATCCGACTGGCCTCAAATTGGCCGTGGCGAATCACGAGATGTCCGAGGAAATGATTATGCAACAATTCTGTCCAGTGAACGCCGGATGCAATCAGACCATGCTCAGCTGCCGTTATCTCGATATGCTGGTCAAGAACAAGAGCATGGTTGTG AACTATgttaatgatgatgaagaagcCTATGAGGAGGTGCGTCGCGGACGTGCCTGGGCTGCTCTTGTCATCCAGTCAAATTATACAGACTCACTAGTTCAACGTGTAGAGGATGGTCGCTATGCGGATGATGCTACGGTCGAAGCATCAGACTTGGATGTGCGAATGGACTGGTCCA ATCAACAAATATCAACGCTGCTCTATCGTGATCTGCAGTACACGTTCTTCACTTTTGTGGAGAATATGCTTTCGGAGTGCGATTTGAATCCTCGACTTGGACGCATTCCCGTTGAGCAAGAGCAACCCATCTATGGCTATCGCAATCCCAACTTCACTGACTTCGCAGCACCCGGCGTCATTCTCACAATCATTTTCTTCCTTTCGGTGGCCATGACTTCGGGTGCCATGTTGATTGAAAGGAACGAGGGCATGTTGGAGCGTTGTCTGGTTGCTGGCATCACGGGACCAGAGATACTGCTCTCCCAGGTGGTCACACAGTTCACAGTGATGCTGAGCCAAACGGTGTTTGTGCTGCTTGTTAGCTTCTATTTCTTTGAGCTGACATTGGTGGGTGACGTTTGGCTAGTCGTTGCACTGTGCATACTCAATGGTCTGTGCGGCATGAGCTTCGGCTTTGTCATCTCATGTGCTGTGGATACAGAGAGAACGGCAACTTATGTGGCCATGGGCTCGTTCCTGCCCATTGTGATGCTGTGCGGCATCATTTGGCCCATCGAGGGCATGTATCCGCTGCTGCAGTTTTTCACAGCCTTCCTGCCATTGACCAAGCCAACGGAATCGATGCGTTCCATACTGCAACGCGGCTGGGGCATGGACAATCCGACAGTGTACAATGGATTCATATCGATATCATCGTGGGTGCTTGTCTTTCTGGTATTCACCATTCTGCTGCTGAAATTCAAGAAGGGCTAG